One genomic segment of Hippoglossus hippoglossus isolate fHipHip1 chromosome 22, fHipHip1.pri, whole genome shotgun sequence includes these proteins:
- the LOC117756284 gene encoding histone H4 — translation MSGRGKGGKGLGKGGAKRHRKVLRDNIQGITKPAIRRLARRGGVKRISGLIYEETRGVLKVFLENVIRDAVTYTEHAKRKTVTAMDVVYALKRQGRTLYGFGG, via the coding sequence ATGTCTGGacgaggaaagggaggaaaagggctCGGTAAAGGAGGCGCAAAGCGTCACCGCAAAGTTCTCCGTGATAACATCCAGGGAATTACCAAGCCCGCCATCCGCCGCCTGGCTCGCCGTGGCGGAGTGAAGCGTATCTCCGGTCTGATCTACGAGGAGACCCGCGGCGTGTTGAAGGTTTTCCTGGAGAATGTGATCCGCGATGCTGTCACCTACACCGAGCACGCCAAGAGGAAGACCGTGACCGCCATGGACGTGGTGTATGCTCTGAAGAGACAGGGCCGCACTCTGTACGGCTTCGGTGGATAA
- the LOC117756275 gene encoding histone H2B-like: protein MPELAKPAPKKGSKKAVAKAPGKAGKKRRKSRKESYAIYVYKVLKQVHPDTGISSKAMGIMNCFVSDIFERIAGEASRLAHYNKRSTITSREIQTAVRLLLPGELAKHAVSEGTKAVTKYTSSK from the coding sequence ATGCCTGAACTAGCGAAGCCTGCGCCCAAGAAGGGCTCCAAGAAAGCGGTGGCGAAGGCCCCCGGTAAGGccggaaagaagaggagaaagtccaggAAGGAGAGCTACGCCATCTACGTGTACAAGGTGCTGAAGCAGGTCCACCCCGACACTGGGATCTCCTCCAAGGCCATGGGCATCATGAACTGCTTCGTGAGCGACATCTTCGAGCGCATCGCCGGTGAGGCCTCTCGTCTGGCTCATTACAACAAGCgctccaccatcacctccagggAGATTCAGACCGccgtccgcctgctgctgcccggGGAGCTGGCTAAACACGCCGTGTCTGAGGGCACCAAGGCCGTGACCAAGTACACCAGCTCCAAGTAA
- the LOC117756248 gene encoding histone H2A-like — translation MSGRGKTGGKARAKAKTRSSRAGLQFPVGRVHRLLRKGNYAHRVGAGAPVYLAAVLEYLTAEILELAGNAARDNKKSRIIPRHLQLAVRNDEELNKLLGGVTIAQGGVLPNIQAVLLPKKTEKAPKSK, via the coding sequence ATGTCTGGCAGAGGTAAAACCGGCGGAAAGGCCAGAGCGAAGGCAAAGACTCGCTCGTCCCGCGCTGGGCTCCAGTTCCCCGTCGGTCGTGTCCACAGGCTGCTGCGTAAAGGCAACTACGCACATCGCGTTGGTGCCGGCGCCCCCGTCTACCTGGCGGCTGTGCTGGAGTACCTGACCGCTGAGATCCTGGAGCTGGCTGGAAACGCCGCCCGCGACAACAAGAAGAGCCGTATCATCCCCCGCCACCTGCAGCTGGCCGTCCGCAACGACGAGGAGCTCAACAAACTCCTGGGCGGAGTGACCATCGCTCAGGGCGGCGTGCTGCCCAACATCCAGGCTGTTCTGTTGCCCAAGAAGACCGAGAAGGCCCCCAAGTCCAAGTAA
- the LOC117756235 gene encoding histone H3, whose translation MARTKQTARKSTGGKAPRKQLATKAARKSAPATGGVKKPHRYRPGTVALREIRRYQKSTELLIRKLPFQRLVREIAQDFKTDLRFQSSAVMALQEASEAYLVGLFEDTNLCAIHAKRVTIMPKDIQLARRIRGERA comes from the coding sequence ATGGCAAGAACCAAGCAGACTGCGCGTAAATCCACCGGAGGCAAAGCCCCCAGGAAGCAGCTGGCCACCAAGGCTGCTCGTAAGAGCGCCCCGGCCACCGGCGGCGTGAAGAAGCCTCACCGTTACAGGCCCGGTACCGTGGCTCTGAGAGAGATCCGTCGCTACCAGAAATCGACGGAGCTGCTGATCCGCAAGCTGCCCTTCCAGCGCCTGGTGAGAGAAATCGCTCAGGATTTCAAGACCGACCTGCGCTTCCAGAGCTCCGCTGTCATGGCTCTGCAGGAGGCCAGCGAGGCTTACCTGGTCGGCCTGTTTGAGGACACCAACCTGTGCGCCATCCACGCCAAGAGGGTTACCATCATGCCCAAGGACATACAGCTGGCCCGCCGCATCCGCGGAGAGAGAgcttaa